The following are from one region of the Cyanobium gracile PCC 6307 genome:
- a CDS encoding HAMP domain-containing protein, whose translation MLLGVSGPLVSLAIFLALATIGSIRLAQKARIEISTMFDHDNLSSLAVTTSIIEKSAEEFNRVILQDSKDLRKALAPLRMDTAGRLSWKGRPLTQEQAPALLNDRLRLPLALLRERAAVYYRDRSGSWRRLTGITSQGQALEPGAPALPATVEDFDHLFKGAPAEEMSRTAMLQLDGEWRMARLTILSGRKPGEGHLALLVDVSTQAASKLLAAGSSLFPAETHQAAFFGITPDGGLYCNYQTQDTQACIDLALALRQNGGIPDPRTLGHSVPFERKAMVRPPGSTTPVLQHLYIATFPEWNWLAVVSVEQEALADALLPMQEAKDEMVRRLVILTLILISASGAAAWLIARGIRRELRELATAADAIADGQDHQALTYPADDAIGRLVRAFNRMSGAVADRENSLRDQIRQMEININASELQGQVCSILNDPGFEQISARARAMRQRRLDQISASGPSASADAGSAGDRPRPGEGRDQAEPAGRSSG comes from the coding sequence ATGCTCCTGGGAGTCAGCGGCCCGCTCGTGAGCCTGGCGATCTTCCTGGCGCTGGCCACCATCGGCTCGATCCGCCTGGCCCAGAAGGCCCGGATCGAGATCAGCACGATGTTCGACCACGACAACCTCTCCTCCCTGGCGGTCACCACCTCGATCATCGAGAAGTCGGCCGAGGAGTTCAACCGCGTCATCCTTCAGGACTCCAAGGACCTGCGCAAGGCCCTGGCGCCGTTACGGATGGACACCGCAGGCCGCCTGTCCTGGAAGGGCCGGCCCCTGACCCAGGAGCAGGCCCCCGCCCTGCTGAACGACCGGCTGCGGCTCCCCCTGGCCCTGCTGCGGGAGCGGGCCGCCGTCTACTACCGCGACCGCAGCGGCAGCTGGCGGCGGCTCACTGGCATCACCAGCCAGGGCCAGGCCCTGGAGCCCGGCGCCCCGGCCCTGCCAGCCACGGTGGAGGACTTCGACCACCTCTTCAAGGGAGCCCCGGCCGAAGAGATGAGTCGCACCGCCATGTTGCAGCTGGATGGGGAATGGCGGATGGCCCGGCTGACGATCCTTTCCGGCCGGAAACCGGGGGAGGGCCACCTGGCCCTGCTGGTGGACGTCAGCACCCAGGCTGCCTCCAAGCTCCTGGCTGCCGGCTCCAGCCTCTTCCCCGCCGAGACCCACCAGGCGGCCTTCTTCGGCATCACCCCTGACGGAGGTCTGTACTGCAACTACCAGACCCAGGACACCCAGGCCTGCATCGACCTGGCTCTGGCCCTGCGGCAGAACGGCGGCATTCCCGATCCCCGCACCCTCGGCCATAGCGTGCCCTTCGAGCGCAAGGCCATGGTGCGCCCCCCGGGCTCCACCACTCCGGTGCTGCAGCACCTGTACATCGCCACCTTCCCGGAATGGAACTGGCTGGCGGTCGTGTCCGTGGAGCAGGAGGCCCTGGCGGATGCCCTCCTGCCGATGCAGGAGGCCAAGGACGAGATGGTCCGCCGGCTGGTGATCCTCACCCTGATCCTGATCAGCGCCAGTGGCGCCGCCGCCTGGCTGATCGCCCGCGGCATCCGGCGGGAGCTGCGGGAGCTGGCAACCGCCGCCGACGCCATCGCCGACGGCCAGGATCACCAGGCCCTCACCTACCCGGCGGACGACGCCATCGGCCGGCTGGTGCGGGCCTTCAACCGGATGTCCGGGGCGGTGGCGGATCGGGAGAACTCCCTGCGAGACCAGATCCGGCAGATGGAGATCAACATCAACGCCAGCGAGCTGCAGGGCCAGGTCTGCTCGATCCTCAACGACCCCGGCTTCGAGCAGATCAGTGCCAGGGCCAGGGCCATGCGCCAGCGGAGGCTGGATCAGATCAGCGCATCTGGGCCATCCGCGTCGGCAGACGCAGGGTCTGCAGGGGATCGCCCACGGCCTGGAGAAGGGCGGGATCAGGCTGAACCGGCAGGCCGCTCGAGCGGCTGA
- a CDS encoding MinD/ParA family ATP-binding protein has product MTRILSVHSFRGGTGKSNLSANLAAAFAARGLRVGVFDTDLASPGIHVLFGFTAGPESHTLNDHLQGSIPIEKCSHDVTPASMAGSKGRIFLVPAAMEGDRIARLLREGYEVERLNDALFSLGQSQRLDLLIVDTHPGINEETLLTTAISDCLVMVMRPDQQDYLGTAVAIEVAQRLMVPEARLVVNKLPAHFDAEQVRARVAQSYGIPVGAILPLSDDLLTIASGSLALVDVPSHPWSTGVTQLAADLADALL; this is encoded by the coding sequence ATGACCAGGATCCTTTCCGTCCATTCCTTCCGCGGTGGAACGGGAAAATCCAACCTCTCGGCGAATCTGGCGGCCGCATTCGCAGCCCGAGGGCTCAGGGTCGGCGTCTTCGACACCGATCTTGCTTCACCAGGTATTCATGTGCTGTTCGGGTTCACGGCGGGGCCGGAATCCCATACGCTCAATGATCATCTTCAGGGTTCGATTCCGATTGAAAAGTGCTCCCATGACGTGACCCCAGCCTCGATGGCGGGGAGCAAGGGGCGCATCTTCCTAGTGCCTGCCGCCATGGAGGGCGACCGGATCGCCCGGCTGCTGCGGGAGGGCTATGAAGTCGAGCGGCTCAACGATGCCCTGTTCAGCCTCGGCCAGAGCCAGCGGCTGGATCTGCTGATCGTGGACACTCACCCTGGGATCAACGAGGAGACCCTGCTCACCACCGCCATCTCCGATTGCCTGGTGATGGTGATGCGCCCCGACCAGCAGGACTACCTCGGCACGGCCGTCGCCATCGAGGTGGCCCAGCGACTGATGGTGCCGGAAGCCCGCCTCGTGGTGAACAAGCTGCCGGCCCATTTCGATGCCGAACAGGTGCGCGCCCGGGTGGCCCAGAGCTATGGCATTCCGGTCGGAGCGATCCTGCCCCTCAGCGACGATCTGCTCACCATCGCCAGTGGCAGCCTGGCCCTGGTGGATGTCCCCTCCCACCCCTGGAGCACCGGAGTGACCCAGCTCGCTGCCGACCTTGCCGATGCGCTCCTCTGA
- a CDS encoding alpha/beta fold hydrolase, with the protein MSVPAPADTGTIYPADWLGSWSWQGQTVSYVRHRPTAPEMEGGGALPVLLIHGFGACKEHWRHNLPALAGRRPAYAIDLVGFGASSKPPSRLEDEPEDGLALRYGIDLWADQVAAFVREVIGRPVQLVGNSIGGVVALAAAARLGDDARQVILIDCAQRSLDDRRLSEQPPLRRIGRPLLKRLVRQRWLTGRLFRWLVNPAVIRRVLGAAYPSGDGIDDQLVQLLLIPARSPGADESFRGFINLFRDRLAPDLLAELPGPVRLLWGEADPWEPVAEARRWAGAFAAVRELRILSGLGHCPHDENPSRVNPVLEEWLALADQP; encoded by the coding sequence ATGTCCGTCCCAGCCCCGGCCGACACCGGCACGATCTACCCGGCGGACTGGCTGGGCAGCTGGTCGTGGCAGGGGCAGACGGTCAGCTACGTGCGCCACAGGCCCACGGCACCGGAGATGGAGGGCGGCGGGGCGCTGCCCGTGCTGCTGATCCACGGCTTCGGCGCCTGCAAGGAGCACTGGCGCCACAACCTGCCGGCGCTGGCCGGCCGGCGCCCGGCGTACGCCATCGACCTGGTGGGTTTCGGGGCCAGCAGCAAGCCCCCCTCCCGGCTCGAGGATGAGCCCGAGGACGGGCTGGCGCTGCGCTATGGCATCGATCTGTGGGCCGACCAGGTGGCCGCCTTCGTGCGGGAGGTGATCGGCAGGCCGGTCCAGCTGGTGGGCAATTCGATCGGGGGGGTCGTGGCCCTGGCCGCGGCCGCCAGGCTCGGGGACGACGCCCGCCAGGTGATCCTGATCGACTGCGCCCAGCGCAGCCTCGACGACCGCCGCCTGAGTGAGCAGCCGCCCCTGCGCCGGATCGGCCGGCCCCTGCTCAAGCGCCTAGTGCGCCAGCGCTGGCTCACGGGCCGCCTGTTCCGCTGGCTGGTCAATCCGGCCGTGATCCGCCGGGTGCTGGGCGCCGCTTACCCCTCCGGCGACGGCATCGACGACCAGCTGGTGCAGCTGCTGCTGATCCCGGCCCGCAGCCCCGGTGCCGACGAGAGCTTCCGGGGGTTCATCAACCTCTTCCGCGACCGCCTCGCCCCGGACCTGCTGGCGGAACTGCCCGGCCCGGTCCGGCTGCTCTGGGGGGAGGCGGATCCGTGGGAGCCGGTCGCCGAGGCCCGGCGCTGGGCCGGGGCCTTCGCCGCCGTACGCGAGCTGCGCATCCTGAGCGGCCTCGGCCACTGCCCCCACGATGAAAATCCCTCCCGGGTGAACCCGGTGCTGGAGGAATGGCTGGCGCTGGCGGATCAGCCCTGA
- a CDS encoding ABC transporter ATP-binding protein gives MLPVVAENLRHAYGEGPLRSEILHGISFTVNPGEITLLVGPSGSGKSTLLTLVGALRSVQEGSLRVLGSEVRRSSERMRVEIRRRIGFIFQSHNLVASLTSLQNVALVLQLSEPDPERRRHRATVLLEAVGLGHRLHHFPSELSGGQRQRVAIARALAPEPDLVLADEPTASLDSTSGQEVVALLGDLCRKRGSSVLLVTHDLRLLDDADRIWAIEDGRVEPWKGSH, from the coding sequence ATGCTGCCTGTCGTCGCCGAGAATCTGCGCCACGCCTACGGGGAAGGTCCGCTGCGCAGCGAGATCCTGCACGGGATCAGCTTCACGGTGAACCCCGGCGAGATCACCCTGCTGGTGGGGCCCTCCGGCAGCGGCAAGAGCACCCTGCTCACCCTGGTCGGGGCCCTGCGATCGGTCCAGGAGGGCTCCCTGCGGGTGCTCGGCAGCGAGGTGCGCCGCTCCAGCGAGCGGATGCGGGTGGAGATCCGCCGCCGCATCGGCTTCATCTTCCAGAGCCACAACCTGGTGGCCTCCCTCACCAGCCTGCAGAACGTGGCGCTCGTGCTGCAGCTGAGCGAGCCGGACCCCGAGCGGCGCCGGCACCGGGCCACCGTCCTGCTCGAGGCGGTGGGCCTGGGCCACCGTCTGCACCACTTCCCCTCCGAGCTCTCCGGCGGCCAGCGCCAGCGGGTGGCGATCGCCCGGGCCCTGGCCCCCGAGCCCGATCTGGTGCTGGCGGACGAACCCACCGCCTCCCTCGACAGCACCTCCGGGCAGGAGGTGGTGGCCCTGCTGGGCGACCTCTGCCGCAAACGGGGCAGTTCCGTGCTGCTGGTGACCCACGACCTGCGCCTGCTCGATGACGCCGATCGGATCTGGGCCATCGAAGATGGCAGGGTCGAACCCTGGAAGGGGTCCCATTGA
- the devC gene encoding ABC transporter permease DevC, which produces MIGRSLRRSLGDLPVAWLQLKRQPIRYLVAVTGIGFAALLMFMQLGFQSGLLTSATTFYQALITDLVVISPGTRDSGAFQQFPQSQLYQSLGVPGVSDVIPVYVANVNAQQMGGIKPTSLRLIGFDPDQQILDLAPVREQIDRIRTPGYVLFDAAGNSNTGPVAAAVKAQGSQTMILSDYSKTFRVVGLFRLGSTFAADSNLISSDTTALQLAYKQINEGEISMGLIRVSDPAAVAPVQRHLRALYGSQLQVFTKPELIANEQNYWNTSSSFGIIFGFGTIMGLLVGGVIVYQVLYTDVSDHLHEYATLKALGFRNRFLLLLVLQEASILAISSFVPALVASAALYAFLTAVSGIQIVMTTGKTVLVFSLTIGVCAVAAAIALNKLRDADPASVF; this is translated from the coding sequence GTGATCGGCCGCTCCCTGAGGCGCAGCCTGGGCGATCTGCCGGTGGCCTGGCTGCAGCTGAAGCGCCAGCCGATCCGCTACCTGGTGGCCGTCACCGGCATCGGCTTCGCCGCCCTGCTGATGTTCATGCAGCTGGGCTTCCAGTCCGGCCTGCTGACCAGCGCCACCACCTTCTACCAGGCGCTGATCACGGATCTGGTGGTGATCAGCCCCGGCACCCGCGACAGCGGCGCCTTCCAGCAGTTCCCCCAGTCCCAGCTGTATCAGTCGCTGGGGGTGCCGGGGGTGAGCGATGTCATCCCCGTCTATGTCGCCAATGTGAACGCCCAGCAGATGGGCGGGATCAAGCCCACCAGCCTGCGCCTGATCGGCTTCGATCCCGACCAGCAGATTCTCGATCTGGCCCCTGTGCGCGAGCAGATCGACCGCATCCGCACCCCCGGCTACGTGCTCTTCGATGCAGCCGGCAACAGCAACACCGGACCGGTGGCGGCGGCGGTCAAGGCCCAGGGCAGCCAGACGATGATCCTCTCCGACTACTCCAAGACCTTCCGGGTGGTGGGCCTGTTCCGCCTCGGCTCCACCTTCGCCGCCGACAGCAACCTGATCAGCAGCGACACCACGGCCCTGCAGCTCGCCTACAAGCAGATCAACGAGGGCGAAATCTCCATGGGCCTGATCCGCGTCAGCGATCCGGCCGCCGTCGCCCCTGTCCAGCGCCATCTGCGGGCCCTCTACGGCAGCCAGCTGCAGGTGTTCACCAAGCCCGAACTGATCGCCAACGAGCAGAACTACTGGAACACCAGCTCCTCCTTCGGCATCATCTTCGGCTTCGGCACGATCATGGGCCTGCTGGTGGGGGGGGTGATCGTCTACCAGGTGCTGTACACCGATGTCAGCGACCACCTGCACGAGTACGCCACCCTCAAGGCCCTGGGCTTCCGCAACCGTTTCCTGCTGCTCCTGGTGCTGCAGGAGGCCTCGATCCTGGCGATCTCCTCCTTTGTTCCCGCCCTGGTGGCGAGCGCCGCCCTCTATGCCTTCCTCACCGCCGTCTCCGGCATCCAGATCGTCATGACCACCGGCAAGACCGTGCTGGTGTTCAGCCTCACCATCGGCGTCTGCGCCGTGGCGGCCGCCATCGCGCTCAACAAGCTACGGGATGCGGATCCCGCCAGCGTCTTCTGA
- a CDS encoding HlyD family efflux transporter periplasmic adaptor subunit, translated as MTEAPHVDRLQGLQRFWRERAWGSGRQKLVTVSVLAVLGLAGWQLSHRPAPPPPPLAPRAVTALGRLTPQGGVVSLSTASGNSGGSEVVDKWLVSEGATIRRGQLLGFLSSWASLRKGVVQAESQLALSEAKLAQVDAGARQGARAKAEADLKAEQVVIPYLKISQQKSVELFKAGAISEEELGKADAALAQGQANIQALKGTLYDNLTVRPVDREVAVADVAVAKANLAQARSQLRNAEIRSPLDGKLLRIYSWPGMKETDQGLAQIGQVGAMQVWAQVFQSDIPQVRPDQPVEIWPESGGFSGKLQGRVQEITGEVSDRDLFSVNSNNNVNARVVLVKIALSPADSARLARLSGLNVNVRFLP; from the coding sequence GTGACGGAAGCGCCGCACGTCGACAGGCTCCAGGGCCTGCAGCGCTTCTGGCGGGAGCGTGCCTGGGGCAGCGGCCGCCAGAAGCTGGTGACGGTCTCGGTGCTGGCCGTGCTGGGGCTGGCGGGCTGGCAGCTGAGCCACCGCCCGGCCCCGCCGCCGCCGCCCCTGGCGCCCCGGGCCGTGACGGCCCTCGGACGCCTCACCCCCCAGGGGGGCGTCGTGTCCCTGTCCACCGCCTCGGGCAACAGCGGTGGCTCGGAGGTGGTCGACAAGTGGCTGGTGTCCGAGGGGGCGACCATCCGCCGCGGCCAGCTGCTGGGCTTCCTCAGCAGCTGGGCCAGTCTGCGCAAGGGGGTCGTCCAGGCCGAAAGCCAGCTGGCCCTCAGCGAGGCAAAGCTGGCCCAGGTGGATGCGGGGGCCCGCCAGGGGGCCCGGGCCAAGGCCGAAGCGGATCTCAAGGCCGAGCAGGTGGTGATTCCCTACCTCAAGATCAGCCAGCAGAAGAGCGTGGAGCTGTTCAAGGCCGGGGCGATCTCCGAGGAGGAACTCGGCAAGGCCGATGCGGCCCTCGCCCAGGGCCAGGCCAACATCCAGGCCCTCAAGGGCACCCTCTACGACAACCTCACCGTCCGTCCGGTCGACCGGGAGGTGGCCGTCGCCGACGTGGCGGTGGCCAAGGCCAACCTGGCCCAGGCCCGCAGCCAGCTGAGGAACGCCGAGATCCGCTCCCCCCTCGACGGCAAGCTGCTGCGGATCTACAGCTGGCCGGGCATGAAGGAAACCGACCAGGGGCTCGCCCAGATCGGGCAGGTCGGGGCCATGCAGGTGTGGGCCCAGGTGTTCCAGAGCGACATCCCCCAGGTGCGCCCCGACCAGCCGGTGGAGATCTGGCCGGAGAGCGGCGGCTTCAGCGGCAAGCTGCAGGGCCGGGTGCAGGAGATCACCGGGGAGGTCTCCGACCGGGACCTGTTCAGCGTCAATTCCAACAACAACGTCAATGCCCGGGTGGTGCTGGTGAAGATCGCCCTGAGCCCTGCCGACTCCGCCCGCCTCGCCAGGCTCAGCGGGCTGAACGTGAACGTCCGCTTCCTGCCGTGA
- a CDS encoding aromatic ring-hydroxylating oxygenase subunit alpha, producing MSQLAQNCWYAVASSFAFRKGPVAVPFAGHDFVLFPDAEGLPRLFSDRCPHRGASLALGQLEEGGCLRCPFHGWKFAADGTCLEAPAEPAGASPPARSDLVGERPAVESRGFIWMWWGSGPPDPALLPDLPVFPDEAWGHVESSFDWETHYSRVIESNLDNSHAYWVHKGTFASQDSPLSVPVDLRKEDRMIAATVSFELPVKGALKLLRTLSGQSGPLCATTTFSFYYPNLNIVDTSIGDQLRFIFFNASLPQSDTHTLARWVKYSKRKRFRLPGSEAQSIAISRTIFEEDHGVVRSQRPTPVPLDLTQERHVASDILSIEYRRMHRRWLSSEAAVTMARPEPLGS from the coding sequence GTGTCTCAACTGGCCCAGAACTGCTGGTATGCCGTCGCCTCTTCGTTCGCCTTCCGGAAGGGCCCCGTCGCCGTCCCCTTCGCGGGCCACGATTTCGTGCTTTTCCCGGATGCCGAAGGCCTGCCCCGGCTGTTCAGCGACCGCTGCCCCCATCGGGGAGCCTCCCTGGCCCTGGGGCAGCTGGAGGAGGGCGGCTGCCTGCGCTGCCCATTCCACGGCTGGAAATTCGCCGCCGACGGGACCTGCCTGGAAGCCCCCGCTGAACCGGCCGGCGCCAGTCCTCCGGCCCGCAGCGACCTGGTGGGGGAGCGGCCGGCGGTCGAATCCCGGGGCTTCATCTGGATGTGGTGGGGCTCCGGCCCGCCCGATCCGGCCCTGCTGCCCGATCTGCCCGTCTTCCCGGACGAGGCCTGGGGCCATGTGGAAAGCAGCTTCGACTGGGAGACCCACTACAGCCGGGTGATCGAGTCCAACCTCGACAATTCCCATGCCTACTGGGTGCACAAGGGCACCTTCGCCAGCCAGGATTCACCCCTGTCGGTTCCCGTCGATCTCCGCAAGGAGGATCGGATGATCGCCGCCACGGTGAGCTTCGAGCTGCCGGTGAAGGGGGCCCTGAAGCTGCTGCGCACCCTGAGCGGCCAGAGCGGTCCCCTGTGCGCCACCACCACCTTCAGCTTCTATTACCCCAACCTCAACATCGTCGACACCAGCATCGGCGACCAGCTGCGTTTCATCTTCTTCAATGCCAGCCTGCCCCAGAGCGACACCCACACCCTGGCCCGCTGGGTGAAGTATTCGAAACGCAAGCGCTTCCGGCTCCCCGGCAGCGAGGCGCAGTCGATCGCCATCTCGCGCACCATCTTCGAGGAGGACCACGGGGTGGTGCGCAGCCAGCGCCCGACCCCCGTCCCCCTGGATCTCACCCAGGAGCGGCATGTGGCCTCCGACATCCTCTCGATCGAGTACCGCCGCATGCACCGCCGCTGGCTGAGCTCGGAAGCGGCGGTTACCATGGCGCGCCCGGAGCCCCTCGGTTCGTGA
- a CDS encoding MFS transporter — translation MIRKLRSPLAIVFLTLLLDKLGENIVYPLLPFILEKFSPDGLTLGLLASTATLFSVLASPIIGSLSDACGRRPVILLCVAINALSLFMFGLAGTLGLIFLSRAINGVSTATVGTAQAYISDISTPANRARNFGISGAAFGLGAIAGPALGGALVGFGMRIPVFVAAGLAAYNFLMAFLYLKETLPLQNRPRFQWSQINGLAPVMALLALPKANRVALAFCCFNFAFSGFTTLLVLYLKDQFSWSASQSSGIFVIVGLTVTYVQVALTGPLVRRHGEARLNIYGLVAVAAGIALIPLARVFGTAAAVVIVTAAVMLSVGAACVIPTARSLVSRLVPENRQGVMLGSLLALTGLASALGPMLAGVLYDQSPTLCFLLQAVVCLLGAPLLRGIREPAPVPVDIAG, via the coding sequence GTGATTCGCAAGCTGCGCAGTCCTCTGGCGATCGTGTTTCTCACCCTGTTGCTGGACAAGCTGGGCGAAAACATCGTCTACCCTCTGCTCCCCTTCATCCTCGAGAAGTTCTCTCCCGACGGACTCACCCTGGGGTTGCTGGCCTCCACGGCCACCCTCTTTTCCGTGCTGGCGTCACCGATCATCGGCTCCCTCAGTGATGCCTGCGGCCGGAGGCCGGTGATCCTCCTGTGCGTGGCCATCAACGCCCTGTCCCTGTTCATGTTCGGCCTGGCCGGAACGCTGGGACTGATCTTTCTTTCCAGGGCGATCAACGGCGTCTCGACAGCGACGGTCGGCACGGCCCAGGCCTACATCTCCGACATCTCCACACCCGCCAACCGGGCCCGCAACTTCGGCATCAGCGGCGCCGCCTTCGGCCTCGGGGCCATCGCCGGTCCGGCCCTGGGGGGGGCGCTGGTGGGATTCGGCATGCGCATTCCGGTGTTCGTGGCCGCCGGCCTGGCGGCCTACAACTTCCTGATGGCGTTTCTCTATCTCAAGGAGACCCTGCCGCTCCAGAACAGGCCCCGCTTCCAGTGGTCCCAGATCAACGGACTGGCCCCGGTGATGGCCCTGCTGGCGCTGCCGAAGGCGAATCGCGTGGCGCTGGCCTTCTGCTGCTTCAACTTCGCCTTCAGCGGCTTCACCACCCTGCTGGTGCTCTATCTCAAGGATCAGTTCTCCTGGTCGGCCTCCCAGTCGAGCGGCATCTTCGTGATCGTCGGCCTCACCGTCACCTACGTGCAGGTGGCCCTCACCGGCCCGCTGGTGCGGCGCCATGGGGAGGCCCGCCTCAACATCTACGGCCTGGTGGCGGTCGCCGCCGGCATCGCCCTGATCCCCCTGGCCCGGGTGTTCGGCACCGCCGCCGCCGTTGTGATCGTTACGGCCGCCGTGATGCTGTCGGTGGGGGCGGCCTGCGTGATCCCCACGGCCCGCAGCCTGGTCTCCCGGCTGGTGCCGGAGAACCGGCAGGGGGTGATGCTCGGCAGCCTGCTGGCCCTCACGGGCCTGGCCAGTGCCCTGGGTCCGATGCTGGCGGGGGTGCTCTACGACCAGTCCCCCACCCTCTGCTTCCTGCTTCAGGCGGTGGTCTGCCTGCTGGGGGCGCCCCTGCTGCGCGGCATCAGGGAACCTGCGCCGGTCCCCGTCGACATCGCCGGCTGA
- a CDS encoding aromatic ring-hydroxylating oxygenase subunit alpha, giving the protein MQPPSPWPTDCWYAVGLSSQVGDQPLAHRFQGREVVLMRDGGGRVLAFDGRCAHRGCSLAAGWARGERLVCPYHGWQYDALGTCVHIPALRAEESIPRQARLRTFPTRERHGFVWLWLAGRQASPDGDVLDIPELDGLTLRAGGDMAYTYATHFTRTIENGIDPTHAAFVHGSSIGRVDPATDFSLEHYPVQVEPGSLYGRMPIKVKKLNGLTRLLLKGDSANAYKEYRFLYPNVVVSIIHFGAVTLAALQAHVPDNDGETTVRVTNGRNFLTATPVLNRLFDRITLDTGLQISKEDAAVISEQEPKRVSFRGSHEVLIESDLILVEYRRMMREHARV; this is encoded by the coding sequence ATGCAGCCCCCCTCGCCCTGGCCCACCGACTGCTGGTACGCCGTCGGGCTCTCCAGCCAGGTGGGCGACCAGCCCCTGGCCCACCGCTTCCAGGGCCGGGAGGTGGTGCTGATGCGCGACGGCGGTGGCCGGGTGCTGGCCTTCGATGGCCGCTGCGCCCACCGGGGCTGCTCCCTGGCGGCGGGCTGGGCACGGGGGGAGCGCCTGGTCTGTCCCTACCACGGCTGGCAGTACGACGCCCTGGGCACCTGCGTGCACATCCCGGCCCTGCGGGCCGAGGAATCCATCCCGCGCCAGGCGCGGCTGCGCACCTTCCCCACCCGGGAGCGGCACGGGTTCGTGTGGCTGTGGCTGGCTGGCCGCCAGGCCAGCCCCGATGGCGATGTGCTCGACATCCCGGAACTGGACGGGCTGACCCTGCGGGCCGGCGGTGACATGGCCTACACCTACGCCACCCATTTCACCCGCACGATCGAGAACGGCATCGACCCCACCCACGCCGCCTTCGTGCACGGCAGCAGCATCGGACGGGTGGACCCGGCCACCGACTTCAGCCTCGAGCACTATCCGGTGCAGGTGGAACCCGGCAGCCTCTACGGGCGCATGCCGATCAAGGTCAAGAAGCTCAATGGCCTCACCCGCCTGCTGCTGAAGGGGGACAGCGCCAATGCCTACAAGGAGTACCGCTTCCTCTACCCCAACGTGGTGGTCTCGATCATCCATTTCGGCGCGGTGACCCTGGCGGCGCTGCAGGCCCACGTGCCCGACAACGACGGCGAAACCACCGTCCGGGTCACCAACGGCCGGAACTTCCTCACCGCCACGCCGGTGCTGAATCGGCTGTTCGATCGCATCACCCTGGACACGGGCCTGCAGATCTCCAAGGAGGACGCGGCCGTGATCAGCGAACAGGAGCCCAAGCGGGTGAGCTTCCGGGGCTCCCACGAGGTGCTGATCGAGTCCGACCTGATCCTGGTGGAGTACCGGCGCATGATGCGCGAGCACGCCCGGGTCTGA
- a CDS encoding Rieske 2Fe-2S domain-containing protein translates to MTQGLENFWYAVEHAHGLRDQPVSVTLLGRRYLLFRDTAGQAHALADYCAHRGASLARGWVEGSCVRCPYHGWSYDVDGHCVRIPADPPGTAIPALARMATFPVREQSGFVWIFPGEAGRASEVPIPPFPELNQPGWRAVSGSYTWNAHFSRVVESALDTSHAPFVHRPFFGNREDASVESLEIVSEPGLVSTHHKLKPPARVGLLKYIVKRKRSHSSSTLTGYLPNVNRIALDFNWKGYQYIYFASNIPVNDHTTLTKWIGVRNFLPYGWADGNSIRNTVDTYEEDKAVVETQPPGPSWSTQGDELLLASDQLILAYRRALARACPAAAPVPTP, encoded by the coding sequence ATGACCCAGGGACTCGAGAACTTCTGGTATGCGGTGGAGCATGCCCACGGGCTCCGCGACCAACCCGTCTCCGTCACCCTCCTGGGGCGCCGCTACCTCCTCTTCCGTGATACGGCCGGCCAGGCCCATGCCCTGGCCGACTACTGCGCCCACCGCGGCGCCAGCCTGGCCCGGGGCTGGGTGGAGGGCTCCTGCGTGCGCTGCCCGTACCACGGCTGGAGCTATGACGTGGACGGGCACTGCGTCCGGATTCCGGCCGATCCGCCGGGAACGGCCATCCCCGCCCTGGCCCGCATGGCCACCTTCCCCGTCCGGGAGCAGTCGGGCTTCGTCTGGATCTTTCCCGGCGAGGCCGGGCGGGCCTCCGAGGTCCCCATTCCCCCCTTCCCGGAACTGAATCAGCCGGGCTGGCGGGCGGTGAGCGGGTCCTACACCTGGAACGCCCACTTCAGCCGGGTGGTGGAGTCGGCGCTGGACACCTCCCATGCCCCCTTCGTGCACCGGCCCTTCTTCGGCAACCGGGAGGACGCAAGCGTGGAAAGCCTGGAGATCGTCAGCGAACCGGGTCTGGTGTCCACCCATCACAAGCTGAAGCCACCGGCCCGGGTGGGCCTGCTGAAGTACATCGTCAAAAGGAAAAGAAGCCACTCCAGCTCCACCCTCACCGGCTACCTTCCCAACGTCAACAGGATCGCCCTGGACTTCAACTGGAAGGGGTATCAGTACATCTATTTCGCCAGCAACATCCCCGTCAACGACCACACCACCCTCACCAAGTGGATCGGGGTGCGCAATTTCCTCCCCTACGGCTGGGCCGACGGCAACTCGATCCGCAACACGGTTGACACCTACGAGGAGGACAAGGCGGTGGTGGAAACCCAGCCCCCCGGCCCATCCTGGAGCACCCAGGGGGATGAGCTGCTGCTGGCCTCCGACCAGCTGATCCTGGCCTACCGCCGCGCCCTGGCCCGGGCCTGCCCGGCCGCCGCCCCCGTTCCCACGCCCTGA